From Bradyrhizobium sp. sBnM-33:
ACACCTTCGGTGCAAACCACAATTTCAATCTGGTGTTGCGCAACGGTGGCACGCTCTATGTCGATGGCGGCAAGCCGGCACCGGGGCTGTTCGCGACCTCGCTCGCCAATTTGCGCAGCGTGATGCCAACCGTCTATTTCAACGTGCCGCGCGGCTTTGACATGCTGATCGCGGCGCTGCGCGGCGACGACGAGTTGCGGAAGAAGTTTTTCAGCGAGGTGAAGTTCGCCTTCTACGCCGGCGCAGCGTTGCCGCAGAATCTTTGGGACGCGCTGGAAGAACTCTCGGTCAAGACCATTGGCCGTGCGCTGCCGATGGTGTCGGCCTGGGGCTCGACCGAAACCTCGCCGCTCGCCACCGATTGCCACTTCCAGGCCAAGCGCTCCGGCAACATCGGCGTGCCGATCCCCGGGACCGAACTGAAGCTGGTGCCGTCAGGCGACAAGCTGGAGGTGCGGGTGCGCGGCCCGAATGTCACGCCCGGTTACTGGAAGGCGCCGGAATTGACCGCGCAGGCGTTCGACGAAGAGGGTTTTTATCTCATCGGCGACGCCGTGACCTTTGCCGATCCGGCGCGTCCCGAACTCGGACTGTTCTTCGATGGCCGTGTCGCCGAGGACTTCAAGCTCAATTCGGGCACCTGGGTCAGCGTCGGCACCTTGCGCGTCGCCGGCATCGCGGCTCTGGCGTCGCTGGCGCAGGACATTGTCGTGACCGGCCATGGCAGCGACGAGGTTCGCTTCCTCGTGTTTCCGAATATTGCGGCCTGCCGTGCACACGCCGGTTTGCCCGACAGCGCCGACGTGAAAGATGTGATTGGCCACGACAAGGTTCGAAGTGCGATTGCCCAAGGGCTCGCGAGGCTGAAGGCGCAAGCTGGCAATTCGTCCGGCCACGCAACACGCGCGCTGCTGCTGGCCGAACCTGCGTCCGTCGACGGCGGCGAGATCACCGACAAGGGCTATATCAATCAGCGCGCGGTGTTGACGCGGCGCGCGAGCGCAGTGGCAACGCTGGACGACGACGCCTCGGCCGAATGGATCGGCTGCGCGGGCTGAAATGCCAGAGCGTTTTCAAGCGAAGTGGACACCGGTTCGCGTCAAGAAAACGCGTCAAAACAAGAATCTAGAGCCCGGTTCTGATTGAATCAGAACCGAAAAGGCTCTCGATCATGATGATTTTTGGTTGGAAGATTGGGCCGCAGACGCGCTTCACCTCTCCCGCTTGCGGGGGAGGTCGGCGCGAAGCGCCGGGTGGGGCTTCCTCCACTCGGGCAGTGTCGCCCGCGGAGACACCCCCACCCCAGCCCTCCCCCGCAAGCGGGAGAGGGAGCGCACTTTCTTCGTGGTCGCAATCAAACCCAATTTCATCATGCTCTAGGCGCGTCGGGACGCCGCGTGCTTGTGCGCCTCGACCAGCCGAACCAGCATCTGCAAGAAAGCTGTCTGCTCACTCTTGCTGAGCGCGGAAAGCGTCTGCGCATTAAAGCTCTCGCCAAGCCGGCTGGCCTCGTCAGCGCGCCTCTCGCCTGCCGCGCTGAGGCTGAGCTCGACCGCGCGCTTGTCCCGCGCGGATCGCTTCCGCTTCAAGACGCCGGTCTCCTCCATCCGCGACAGGATTTTCACGAGGTTTGGGAGCTGCATCTTCAGCACGGCGGCGAGTTCGCTCTGCGTCACCGTCTTGTTGTCCCGCACCGTAACCAGGATGGCGTATTCGAGCGGCGAAAGTTTTAAGGACTCGAAATACGGATAGAACGCCTCGAAGTTTTCCAACTGCAGGATCCGGATCATGAATCCCGGGGTCTGCTGCAGCGCGGTGAGATCGAGTTTTCGCGCCGAGTCCGGCACGGCCGGTCTGGCCGCTCCGTTGCCCCTGCGCATCGAAACTTTTCCGATTCGTTCCATGGGCAATAGCTCGCACGGCATCACATGAATTGACAATCCTCAAAATGCTTATAAGTTATAAGTAATTTCGAAGCGGTCGCGAAGGCCGCCTTTTTCCATACCGGAGGGAAACGCATGCGAGAGTTTTTTCGCACAGGAATGCTCATGGTCGCGCTCGGCGGAATGTTCGCCAGTGCTTCCCAAGTCCAAGCCCAAGACCGCGTCCGGATCGGCGTGCTCAACGACCAGTCGGGCGTGTTCTCGACGTACCAGGGCGTCGGTTCGGTCATCGCCGCGCAAATGGCGGTGGAGGATTACGGCGGCAAGGCCGCCGGCAAGGTGGTCGACGTGATCACGGCCGATCACCAGAACAAGACCGACGTCGGCGTAGGCATCGCGCGGCGCTGGTACGACACCGAAAGCATCGACGCCATCTTCGACTTGCCGAACTCGGCGATTGCGCTCGCGGTTGCCAATATGAGCGAGCAGAAGAACAAGGTCTTCATCGGCTCGGGCGCCGGCACAGCGCTTCTCACCGGCGAGAAGTGCACGCCGAATACCGTGCACTGGACCTACGATACGTATGCCTATGGCCGCGGTCTCGGCAAAGCCGTGGTAGCCCAAGGCGGCAAGAAATGGTTCTTCCTGACCGCCGATTACGCCTTCGGCCATGACCTGGAGAAGCAGGCGATGGAAGGCGTCAAGGCCTCCGGCGGCGAAGTGCTCGGCGCCGTGCGCCATCCGCTCGGCACCGCCGATTATGCTTCCTTCCTGCTGCAGGCGCAGGCCTCGGGTGCCGACATCGTCGGCGTCGCCAATGCCGGCGACGACACCATCACCTCGATCAAGCAGGCGGCGGAGTTCGGGCTGACGCAAAAGCAGAAGCTGGTCGGATTGATCCTCGGCATGAACGGCATTCCCGCGCTCGGCCTGAAGGCAGCCCAGGGCGCGCAGATCATGAATCCATTCTATTGGGATTTGAACGACGGCACGCGCGCTTTTGCAAAACGGTTCGCCGAACGCCATCCGCAAAAGAATTATCCGAACGACATGCAGGCCGGCGTCTATGCTTCGGTGCTGCATTATCTGAAGGCCGTCGACAAGGTCGGCAGTGCCGCCGACGGCAAAGCCGTAGTGTCGGCGATGAAGGCGATGCCAACCGACGATCCGCTGTTCGGCAAGGGAACCATCCGCGCCGATGGGCGTAAGATTCACCCGCTGTTTCTGCTCGAGGTGAAGAAGCCTGACGAATCCACGTCAAAATGGGATCTGTTGAAGGTTGTCGCTACGATCCCGGGCGATCAGGCCTTTCGTCCCGAAAGCGACGGTAACTGCCCACTGGTCAAGAGATGATCTGACTGGCGGCGGCCGGTACGAACGGGCCGCCGCCGAAAATCGGTCGCGGAGGCTTGCCGTATATGTTGCCAAGGCAACCAATTTATGCGAGCGTGTTTTCACAAGAGCGGCCGATCGCAGAGCACGGAGATTGCCGGGCCGCACAGGGAGAAACGGATGTTTGGGCGTGTCGGATCGTCGCGACGCTATGCGATGTCGCGTGCGCAGTCGGGTGGCCGCGGCGTAGCTAATAGGCGCCGCTCAGCTCTGCGTATTGACTTCGCCCGCGCCTTTCACGGCGTCGAGATTGCCGTGCACCCGCAGCAGCAGCGCGATCAGGGTCTCCCGCTCCGGCTTGCTCAGGCAGGAGAGCAGGCGACGCTCGCGTTCGAGCGCTACCGCGATGACCTGGTCATGGGTGGCATAGCCCTTCAGGGTCAGCGAGATCGAGTGGGTGCGACCGTCCTCGCGGTCGGCCCTGATGCTGACCAGCCCGCGTTCTTCCATGCCGGCCAGGGTCCGGCTCACGGGTCCCTTGTCGAAACCGATCACGTGACAGATCCGCGCCGCAGAAATTTCCGGCTCGATTGCGAGCAGCGACAGGATCCGCCATTCCGTGACGTTGACCCCAAAGCGCTTCTGATAGACCACGGTCGCGCTGCGCGACAATTTGTTGGCGATGAAGGTGATGAGGGCCGGAACGTAACGGTCGAGGTCGAGCACCTGTTCGGCCCGTCCGCTCCTGCCTGCCGCGCCCGCACGGGGCGCGCGCGCCTGTCTGTTCCTGCTCATGCTTTTCCGATGCTGCTCCAGCGTTCCAGA
This genomic window contains:
- a CDS encoding MarR family winged helix-turn-helix transcriptional regulator → MSRNRQARAPRAGAAGRSGRAEQVLDLDRYVPALITFIANKLSRSATVVYQKRFGVNVTEWRILSLLAIEPEISAARICHVIGFDKGPVSRTLAGMEERGLVSIRADREDGRTHSISLTLKGYATHDQVIAVALERERRLLSCLSKPERETLIALLLRVHGNLDAVKGAGEVNTQS
- a CDS encoding MarR family winged helix-turn-helix transcriptional regulator: MRRGNGAARPAVPDSARKLDLTALQQTPGFMIRILQLENFEAFYPYFESLKLSPLEYAILVTVRDNKTVTQSELAAVLKMQLPNLVKILSRMEETGVLKRKRSARDKRAVELSLSAAGERRADEASRLGESFNAQTLSALSKSEQTAFLQMLVRLVEAHKHAASRRA
- a CDS encoding ABC transporter substrate-binding protein — its product is MLMVALGGMFASASQVQAQDRVRIGVLNDQSGVFSTYQGVGSVIAAQMAVEDYGGKAAGKVVDVITADHQNKTDVGVGIARRWYDTESIDAIFDLPNSAIALAVANMSEQKNKVFIGSGAGTALLTGEKCTPNTVHWTYDTYAYGRGLGKAVVAQGGKKWFFLTADYAFGHDLEKQAMEGVKASGGEVLGAVRHPLGTADYASFLLQAQASGADIVGVANAGDDTITSIKQAAEFGLTQKQKLVGLILGMNGIPALGLKAAQGAQIMNPFYWDLNDGTRAFAKRFAERHPQKNYPNDMQAGVYASVLHYLKAVDKVGSAADGKAVVSAMKAMPTDDPLFGKGTIRADGRKIHPLFLLEVKKPDESTSKWDLLKVVATIPGDQAFRPESDGNCPLVKR
- a CDS encoding feruloyl-CoA synthase translates to MTIAAISGAESPNLFATPTIVADRRTDGSIILKSTTPLRPSARCIGDWLEHWARRAPDRIFLADRASVDAPWSTVTYKDALKQVRSAASWILAQGLSAERPLVILSDNSVEHALFALAAQHVGVPSAAISPAYSLMSKDFDKLKSMVELLEPGVIYVASTKPFAAALAAIKPLHSATIVSGSADAADAISFRAITATPETPDVETAFAAVTPDTIAKFLFTSGSTGTPKAVINTQRMLTSSQQAKAQTWTFLEDIGEDLVILDWLPWSHTFGANHNFNLVLRNGGTLYVDGGKPAPGLFATSLANLRSVMPTVYFNVPRGFDMLIAALRGDDELRKKFFSEVKFAFYAGAALPQNLWDALEELSVKTIGRALPMVSAWGSTETSPLATDCHFQAKRSGNIGVPIPGTELKLVPSGDKLEVRVRGPNVTPGYWKAPELTAQAFDEEGFYLIGDAVTFADPARPELGLFFDGRVAEDFKLNSGTWVSVGTLRVAGIAALASLAQDIVVTGHGSDEVRFLVFPNIAACRAHAGLPDSADVKDVIGHDKVRSAIAQGLARLKAQAGNSSGHATRALLLAEPASVDGGEITDKGYINQRAVLTRRASAVATLDDDASAEWIGCAG